The following proteins come from a genomic window of Nicotiana tomentosiformis chromosome 12, ASM39032v3, whole genome shotgun sequence:
- the LOC104112468 gene encoding uncharacterized protein, producing MTLLKNGHLREFLSDRTKNNYDRNWDNAESSKAGEDPMCQTISMIFEGNEINGVTFSAAKKTKVLITHSKRLLKVADDDITFTEEDADRLLLPHNDALVIHLYVLHLKIKRVLVDPGSSASIIQWRVLKQAKLTGSIIPATKLLAGFNLVSVTNR from the coding sequence ATGACACTATTAAAGAACGGGCATCTGagagaattcttaagtgaccgTACCAAGAACAACTACGATCGCAACTGGGATAACGCGGAAtcttcgaaagcaggagaagatcccaTGTGCCAGACAATTAGCATGATTTTTGAGGGGAACGAGATCAATGGAGTTACTTTCTCGGCAGCAAAGAAGACAAAGGTATTAATAACACATAGCAAGAGACTCCTAAAAGTTGCCGATGAtgacatcactttcacggaggaagatgCAGACAGATTGTTGCTACCACACAACGACGCATTGGTAATTCATTTATATGTTCTACATCTCAAAATCaaacgtgttttagtggatcctgGAAGCTCAGCCAGtatcatacaatggagggtattgaagcaagctaaactcaccgggagCATTATTCCGGCCACAAAGCTCCTTGCCGGGTTCAACCTTGTGAGCGTGACAAACCGATGA